In Deltaproteobacteria bacterium, the genomic stretch AGGTCGCGTGGCTCGGGCAGCTCGGCGGCGCACTGGTGCTGCGCACCCAGGTCGACGCCGGCAGCTCGGAGCCCTACGCGCTCGTGCGCCGACTCGTGCGCCGCTTCGTCACCGTCGCGCCGCTGGCGGCCGAGCGCGCTGCGGCCGAGCACGCCGCGCTGGTCGGTCGCATCCTCCCGCGAGCACCCGGCTCTTCGGACGCGTGGCCTTGGACCACCACCAGCGGCGAGTTCGACGCCGCCGAGGAGCGCCTGCGGACCCAGCGGGCGCTGCTGGCCTACTTCATGGACATCGCACGGGCGCGCCCGCTGCTGTTGCTCGTCGACGATCTGCACGCGTGCGACGAGGCCTCGGCAGCGACCCTCGCCGCACTCGCCCACGCCTGCGACGCGGTGCCGATCGCCGTGGTCGCGACCTGCCGCAGCGACACCGCCGCCGCGGCGGGCGATGCCATCGCGTCGTTCCGCGAGGCAGCGCTGGTGCTGCAGCTGCGGGAGCTCGCGCCCGACGGCGTGCGCGCCCTGGTCGACGCGGTGTTCGGCGAGATCCACGACGCCGATCGCATCGCCGCGTGGCTGCACCAGCGCGCCGGCGGTCATCCCACGCACACGATGGAGCTGGTGCGCCAGCTGGTCGATCACGGCGTCATCCGCTACGCCGAGGGTCTGTGGGTGACCGGCGAGCTGGTCGACCTCGCGCCGCCCCAGGGCATGGCCGCCGCGATGGAGGAACGCATCGAGGCGCTGCCGGAGCTCGCGCGGCGCATCGCCGAGTTCGTGGCGGTGCTGGGCATGCGAGCCTCGATCGACGCGTGGATGGCTGCCGCGGCCGACGACGACGACACCGTCGACGAGGCCGCCGTGTTCGCGGCCGTCGACGCGCTGGTCTACCGCCAGATCCTCGTCGGCGACGACGCCGGGCTCGAGCCCTGCCACGAAGAAATGCGACTGGCGTTGTTGCGGCGGCTCGCGCCCGCACGCCGCCGCGAGCTGCATGCCCGCGCCGCACGGCTGCTCGACGCCGAGCGCCCGCAGCGTCCCGAGCTCGAGCTGCGCATCGGGCAGCACTGGCTCGCGGCCGGCGAGCGCGCCCGTGCGGCGGCGCTGCTCGAGCGCGCGGGACGACGGCTCTACGAATCGCAGTCGTTCCACGACGCGATCGCACCGCTCGAGGCCGCCCTCGAGGTGTGGCGCGAGCAACCCGACGCGCGCCTGCGCTGTGTCGATCTGCAGCACATGTTGATGCGCGCCGGCGTGCTCGGCGATCGCGACGTACTGCTGCGCCACGCCGACGACGCGCTCGCCGAGATGGACCGCGACAGCGGCCTCGCGCTCGCCCGGCGCCTGATGGGCCTCTTCGGGGCCAAGCTCGCGCTGGTGCTGGCGCTGGCCTGGGCGTGGCTGCGCTGGGCGTTCGCTCGACGCGCGCGCGAGCATCCCCGCGTGGCGATGGCGCGCATGGTCGCGATGACCAACTACACCGCGAGCGTGCATTCGCTGTCGTTCGCCAAGCCGCAGCTGCGCCGCGTGGCGGCCCTGCTCGCGCCGCTGCGCGGGCTGCACGGCCGCGTACCGCGGGCCGCGTACCTCATGGTCGAGAACTTCGTGCTGATCGCCGATGGTCGCTGGCGCTCGCTCGACGCCAACGTCGACGAGATCATCGCGCTCGCGCGGGACGACCGTCGCACGCCGCTGCCGGAGATCGACCGCCGCATGGCCACCGGCACCGCGCTGTACATGCGCTGCTCGGTGCAGGCCGGCAACCAAGACCCCGGCTTCCGCAACAGCCTGGCCGCGCTCGCGGAGCTCGGCCTGCAGTTCTTCACGGTGGGGTCGCAGCTCGCACCAGTGCTGTTCCATCGCTTGCGCGGCGAGGACGAGCTCGCGCGCGAACACTCCGCGCGCGCCGAGGTCGGCTTGGTGCAGCTCGGCAACGCCTGGGTGTTCACCTCGCAGCTACTGTGGCTCACGCCCATCGCCTACGGCTGGGTCGGCGACGTGCTCGGGCTCAAGCGGACCATCGACGAGCTCGAGCGGCGCGTCGTCCACGAGCCCCACTTCGAGCCGTTCCTGGTGATCGCGCGGGCCGAGTACGCCCGCGCCCGCCGCGATCCGTCGGCGGCGATCGAGCTGCTGCGTCCGCTGCTGGCCCGCCTGGGACCCGATGACCTGTTGTTCGCCGCCGTCGCCGAGGGCGCGTTGGTCGACGCGCTGCTCGACGCCGCGCGCCCGCACGAGGCCATCACCGCCGCGCAGAGCTGCCGCACGCGGCTCGACGTCGAGGGCAAGCGCTCGTACCTCGTGCGCATCGACACCGCCCACGCGCGCGCGCTGGTGCAGTGCGATCGCCACGACGAGGCCGCGGCGCTGCTCGAGCGGCTGCTGGGTCAGGCCGAGGGCACCGGCAGTCCCGCGCTGTGCGGCGCGGTCCACGAGGCGCTCGCGGTTCTGGCGGCGGCGCGCGGTGACGCCGAACGCGAGCGACGACACACCGATCAGGCCGCGCTGCTGTACGCGACCACGCGCAATCCCATCCTCATGGCGCGCGGCCGCATGCGCGGCGCCGATGTGGCGCCGTCGGCCAGCCGCAGCCTCGACGACGCGACGCTGCAGCTGGGCGACGGTGAGCGCAGCACGCAGTGATGATCACTCGCGCAGACGCGCGCGCCAGAGATCGTACTGCCCGGCCGCGTTCGAGCTGAAGTACAGCGTGCCGTCGGGCGCCGGCATGGGCCGTCCGGTGTCGGCGGTGCCGACCGTAATCGCCTGCACGCGGTGATCATCATCGACGCGCACGAGGTCGGCGGTGCCGGGGCCGGTGACGTGCTCGAAGATCCAGCGGCCCTGCCCGTCGCGCGCGTGGCCCAGCACGTCGAGGGTCGGCGGCGAGACCACCTTCGTGGGTCCGTCCAGGTGCGTACTCATGGCGACGTGGACCACGCCGCGATCGTGCTCGCGACGGATGAACGCCAGCTCGCGACCGTCGGCGCTCCACACCGGCCGCGCGCCGACACCGAGTGACGTCAGCTGGGCATCGGGCCCGACCACGACGAGCTCCCACGGCGCATCGGCGCCGGCACGACGCTGCACGGCGATGTTGCGACCATCGGGGGACACCCGCGGGTTGGTGAGGTTGAAGCCGACGCCCTGCTCGGGTGCGCGCACGGCCGCGATGGTCTCGGCCTCGCTCGCGCCCGCGGCGAGCGCGACGCGCTGCAACAACGCGATCTCGTCGGCCTGCACGTACACCAGTGCATCACCGCCCGGCATCCACGCGGGCGTGCGCGCCCAGTCCTGCGGCGTCGGTTGGGTCGCGTAGCGTCGCAGCCACATCGGCGCGCCGTCGGGCAGGCTCCGCCACCGCACGTGCATGCCCACGTGTTCGTCGTCGGCGCCGCGCGACCACGACTCGAACCACGCCAGCGCGCGTGCATCGGCCGAGAGCACCGGATCGTGCTCGTGCCACTGCGACGAGGTTTCGCGCATCAGTGCGTGGGCCGCCTCGCCGGCGGCGAGCAACGGCTGCAGCGCGGGTGCCTTCACCACGCCGGCGACCGCCGGCGCGGCCGGTTGCACCCGGAAGATGTCGTAGCGCTGATAGGCGTGGGCCGCGAAGTAGACCCAGCCATCGTGGCCCCACGACGGCTCGCACGCGTCCGCG encodes the following:
- a CDS encoding protein kinase; its protein translation is MEPLASPHAEPSASLRTIDGRYRIESEIGHGAMGTVCRAWDTTARRPVALKMLALAKVDGARLQRAQRWFRREFHVVAGLQHPRIVQVYDFGLDAGSPYYTMELLDGRDLRDVADIDLDTGVRILRDLASALAYLHARRLVHRDLKPRNVRCTSDGRAKLIDFGILAAVGTVGEIAGTPTSMAPEGVRGAPLDGRADLFGLGTLAYWMFTGRHPYEASTVDELECAWRVAPPRPRALRPADAFELPPALEELITGLIALDPSQRPRSAAEVIDRLDAIGSLAPEPELEVARGWLNSAALVGRDDELAQLRAEVDALEHAEGGAVLIEGAAGLGRSRLLQEVAWLGQLGGALVLRTQVDAGSSEPYALVRRLVRRFVTVAPLAAERAAAEHAALVGRILPRAPGSSDAWPWTTTSGEFDAAEERLRTQRALLAYFMDIARARPLLLLVDDLHACDEASAATLAALAHACDAVPIAVVATCRSDTAAAAGDAIASFREAALVLQLRELAPDGVRALVDAVFGEIHDADRIAAWLHQRAGGHPTHTMELVRQLVDHGVIRYAEGLWVTGELVDLAPPQGMAAAMEERIEALPELARRIAEFVAVLGMRASIDAWMAAAADDDDTVDEAAVFAAVDALVYRQILVGDDAGLEPCHEEMRLALLRRLAPARRRELHARAARLLDAERPQRPELELRIGQHWLAAGERARAAALLERAGRRLYESQSFHDAIAPLEAALEVWREQPDARLRCVDLQHMLMRAGVLGDRDVLLRHADDALAEMDRDSGLALARRLMGLFGAKLALVLALAWAWLRWAFARRAREHPRVAMARMVAMTNYTASVHSLSFAKPQLRRVAALLAPLRGLHGRVPRAAYLMVENFVLIADGRWRSLDANVDEIIALARDDRRTPLPEIDRRMATGTALYMRCSVQAGNQDPGFRNSLAALAELGLQFFTVGSQLAPVLFHRLRGEDELAREHSARAEVGLVQLGNAWVFTSQLLWLTPIAYGWVGDVLGLKRTIDELERRVVHEPHFEPFLVIARAEYARARRDPSAAIELLRPLLARLGPDDLLFAAVAEGALVDALLDAARPHEAITAAQSCRTRLDVEGKRSYLVRIDTAHARALVQCDRHDEAAALLERLLGQAEGTGSPALCGAVHEALAVLAAARGDAERERRHTDQAALLYATTRNPILMARGRMRGADVAPSASRSLDDATLQLGDGERSTQ